One window of Triticum dicoccoides isolate Atlit2015 ecotype Zavitan chromosome 5A, WEW_v2.0, whole genome shotgun sequence genomic DNA carries:
- the LOC119303766 gene encoding uncharacterized protein LOC119303766, with protein sequence MAGGRGRGRGDGRNPATSSSSSRQRKARGSRDFGPETERSLEPQKEGPSSSSPSVSSKKPQMVTPVLPKSLDSPVQPRKPLNPPLMMAKQVHPPKSQYPLVQTVASIQISKPLNSSSASCGSGTVGSLDSPVQPWKSLDSPLMMAEQVQPPKSQDSLVQMVASMQLSKPLDSSSASTGSGAVGSDLGAAPFDICMGNSKGIFKLNRPLHEINKEKRLRERELSNSAAPPQRLRPGMVLLKNFLKLDDQVEIIKLCRELGVGTGGFYQPGYREGGKLSLRMMCLGKNWDPDSRSYGDIRPFDGAQPPQMPQELTKFVEEAIKASHDFLKQRGKGATEPSVELPQMSPDICIVNFYTTGGKLGLHQDKDEDESSLEKRLPVVSFSLGDTAEFLYGDDRDVDKASKIKLESGDVLIFGGQSRLIFHGVSGIMPKSAPLMVTDKANLRPGRLNLTFRQHKYEP encoded by the exons ATGGCAGGCGGCCGCGGCCGTGGCCGCGGCGACGGAAGGaacccggcgacctcctcctcctcctcccggcaGCGGAAGGCCCGGGGCTCGCGCGACTTC GGTCCTGAAACTGAAAGGTCCTTGGAACCTCAAAAGGAAGGGCCAAGTTCATCTTCTCCCTCTGTTAGCAGTAAAAAACCGCAGATGGTTACACCAGTTCTACCAAAGTCTCTAGATTCACCAGTTCAACCAAGAAAGCCTCTCAATCCACCGCTGATGATGGCTAAACAAGTTCATCCACCGAAATCTCAATATCCACTGGTCCAAACGGTTGCATCGATTCAAATATCAAAACCTCTAAACTCCAGTAGCGCTTCATGTGGCTCTGGAACTGTGGGGTCTCTAGATTCACCAGTTCAACCATGGAAGTCTCTCGATTCACCGCTGATGATGGCTGAACAAGTTCAACCACCGAAATCTCAAGATTCACTGGTCCAAATGGTTGCATCGATGCAACTATCGAAACCTCTAGACTCCAGTAGCGCTTCAACTGGCTCTGGAGCTGTGGGGTCTGATTTAGGAGCTGCTCCATTTGACATATGCATGGGTAACAGCAAAGGCATTTTCAAGCTAAATCGCCCTTTGCATGAGATCAACAAAGAAAAACGACTGCGCGAAAGGGAGCTTTCAAACAGTGCAGCTCCGCCGCAACGTTTGAGACCTGGGATGGTTCTACTGAAAAACTTCTTAAAGCTGGATGATCAG GTTGAAATTATCAAGCTTTGTCGGGAACTTGGTGTTGGCACAGGAGGATTTTATCAACCTGGCTACAGAGAGGGTGGTAAGTTAAGTCTGCGGATGATGTGCTTAGGGAAGAACTGGGATCCAGATTCAAGATCATATGGAGATATACGACCCTTTGATGGGGCTCAACCACCACAGATGCCACAAGAATTGACTAAGTTCGTGGAAGAAGCCATTAAAGCTTCCCATGATTTCTTGAAACAAAGAGGCAAGGGAGCTACCGAGCCCTCTGTAGAACTTCCTCAGATGTCACCTGACATCTGCATTGTTAACTTCTACACCACTGGCGGGAAGTTAGGTCTTCATCAG GACAAAGATGAAGATGAATCTAGCCTTGAAAAGAGACTGCCTGTTGTTTCCTTTTCATTGGGCGACACTGCAGAATTCTTGTATGGTGATGACAGAGATGTTGATAAggcttcaaagattaaacttgaatCTGGTGATGTTCTgatatttggtggtcaatcaaggctCATATTCCATGGGGTCTCCGGCATTATGCCGAAAAGTGCACCGCTTATGGTGACCGACAAGGCAAATCTTCGACCCGGGCGCCTGAACCTCACATTCAGGCAGCATAAGTATGAGCCCTAG